ACCGACCCGCCGCCGAACCACTTCGGAACAAGCTTCCGGCACTCGCACGAACTGCTGGTCTGGGCGGCGAAGCCGGGGGCTCGGCACACCTTCGAGTCCGACGCGGTAAGCGGCGCGGTGAACGCCGGGGTGCCGCCGCCCGCGCAGGTCGGGACGGTGTGGCGCATCCCGCACGTCCCGATGGAGGAGAAGCGGCACGGCAGACACCCGACCCAGAAACCCCTGCGGCTCGTACGGCGGGCGCTGCTCGCGACGACCCGCCGCGACGGTCTGGTCTTTGACCCCTTCAGCGGCTCCGGCACGACCGCCGTTGCCGCACGAGAGCTCGGGCGTTCGTTTGTCGGGACGGAGACGGAGCGCGAGTACGCGGAGCTTGCCGGAAGCCGAATCCGCGCGACGGAGCCGGGAGGCGTCCTGCACCGCCTCGTACGGAAAGAAAAGGACCGGTGAAGGTAGTTGCGATCTCGGACACCCACCTCCCGCGCCGGGCGAAGCGGCTGCCGGACGGCCTCCTCCTCTACCTGAAAGCCGCCGACCTTATCCTTCACGCCGGGGACCTGATGGACCCCGCGCTTCTCGATGAGCTCGAAACATACGCGCCGACCCTCGCCGTTTGCGGTAACCTCGACCCGCCGGACAGCAGGCTGCCGGAGACGCGGGAGTTCGGTATAGGGGAGATAAAAGTCGCCATGATCCACGACTCCGGCAGAAGGGAAGGCCGCGCCCGCCGCATGCGCCGCCAGTTCCCCGAAGCCCGCGTCGTGGTTTTCGGACACTCCCACATCCCCCTCCTCCAGGACGACGGAGACCTGATGCTCCTGAACCCCGGAAGCCCCACGGATAAACGCCGCCAGCCGGACTTTACGTTCGCCGT
This sequence is a window from Rubrobacter indicoceani. Protein-coding genes within it:
- a CDS encoding DNA-methyltransferase, whose protein sequence is MNPSDLESFGEPGCLVYLADCLDLMRSMPDSCVDCVFTDPPYRLSGGGRTIRNGELVSVDKGDWDRTLGSFRADHAFNAAWLLEARRILKPGGALWASGTHHIVFSLGFALQTLGFRVLSTVVWEKTDPPPNHFGTSFRHSHELLVWAAKPGARHTFESDAVSGAVNAGVPPPAQVGTVWRIPHVPMEEKRHGRHPTQKPLRLVRRALLATTRRDGLVFDPFSGSGTTAVAARELGRSFVGTETEREYAELAGSRIRATEPGGVLHRLVRKEKDR
- a CDS encoding metallophosphoesterase family protein, producing the protein MKVVAISDTHLPRRAKRLPDGLLLYLKAADLILHAGDLMDPALLDELETYAPTLAVCGNLDPPDSRLPETREFGIGEIKVAMIHDSGRREGRARRMRRQFPEARVVVFGHSHIPLLQDDGDLMLLNPGSPTDKRRQPDFTFAVLEVENGALSTELVRL